A stretch of the Aspergillus puulaauensis MK2 DNA, chromosome 6, nearly complete sequence genome encodes the following:
- a CDS encoding uncharacterized protein (COG:C,H;~EggNog:ENOG410PFEG;~InterPro:IPR036249,IPR038220,IPR036188,IPR002938;~PFAM:PF01494;~SMCOG1050:monooxygenase FAD-binding;~antiSMASH:Cluster_6.6;~go_function: GO:0071949 - FAD binding [Evidence IEA]), with protein sequence MACTVPPRTWEGGFARPTETNSWEDGGKYITEYGEQAHYTLPVHRELPTSTIGNDIGLAHLRTWPSIYDGTAQGKPAWFQPASEVDVLICGAGPFGLQLGMILARQGISFRIIDKASSPCLSGRADAVHPRALELIHAWGLAHEATEEGPLINSTAVYSNGVKLFHSNHPTSDSRYKGAHVITQGQLERIYIRDLLRHQIVVERETLVQEFGVLDGDSTHPVQATLQNISSGAEEVVRAQYLIGADGAASSIREQMKVDFDGLATDIYWAIIDCQFKTDYPLIFGMSMLTSKHGGSVIIPREEGHTRIYIQVNEETARRLRESRDARRNASGVGDTRIDDHGIAPDEALEQLRKIMAPWTIEFASPISWFSVWKVNERVARHFSSPDLRVHLGGDAAHVHSVMGAFGFNSSVYDAANLGWKLGLCLKEQAKRDILLPTYDSERRMAANRVIRCSGAYLRFLCNSHLPLAALRGLHENLESHDEALPALDGSIQAQGQFMGVFYRRHSNFLLGIEWPIIESSICPLDTPEQQRPISVRNGARAPNPRVCFDIEYTSYLYDKMTGVSRFHLLVFGSDLQGPVRERLMIFSKKTFGPDGLFARFGGKAIFNVILVTKALPYEARRLLASQNGKEDDLKGLREHAAVVYDDRVPDDDAHYWYGVNHARGAAVAVRPDLSVGVSVWPEDVEGLDAYFGEFLVKQKVSPIHSSKSGVEVISQEVDGVCNMQVARPRKSIRSWFSSLLTI encoded by the exons ATGGCCTGTACCGTTCCACCGCGGACGTGGGAAGGTGGATTCGCGCGCCCAACAGAAACAAATTCATGGGAGGATGGAGGTAAATATATCACCGAATACGGTGAACAGGCACACTATACATTGCCAGTACACAGAGAGCTACCGACTTCGACAATTGGGAATGATATCGGCCTGGCGCATCTGAGGACATGGCCGAGTATCTACGATGGCACTGCCCAGGGGAAGCCGGCATGGTTTCAACCAGCCAGCGAAGTGGATGTACTTATCTGCGGTG CGGGTCCGTTCGGCCTGCAACTAGGAATGATCCTCGCAAGACAGGGTATTAGCTTCCGGATCATAG ACAAGGCAAGCTCACCCTGTCTCTCCGGCCGTGCAGACGCAGTCCACCCACGGGCCCTGGAGCTCATCCACGCCTGGGGTCTTGCTCACGAAGCCACCGAAGAAGGCCCGCTCATCAACTCGACTGCAGTATACAGCAACGGTGTAAAGCTGTTCCACAGCAACCACCCGACTAGCGATTCCCGATACAAGGGCGCACATGTTATAACCCAAGGTCAGCTGGAACGGATATACATCCGCGACCTACTGCGCCATCAGATCGTTGTAGAGAGGGAGACCCTCGTTCAGGAGTTTGGCGTGCTGGACGGTGATTCGACGCACCCTGTTCAGGCTACATTGCAGAATATCTCGAGCGGCGCGGAAGAGGTTGTCAGAGCGCAGTATCTCATCGGGGCTGACGGTGCGGCCAGCAGTATTCGCGAGCAGATGAAGGTGGACTTTGATGGGCTTGCGACGGATATCTACTGGGCGATTATTGACTGTCAGTTCAAGACGGACTATCCGCTTATATTTGGGATGAG CATGCTTACTAGTAAACATGGTGGGAGCGTCATCATTCCTCGCGAGGAGGGGCATACTCG GATATATATCCAAGTCAACGAAGAAACAGCCCGCCGTCTCCGCGAAAGCCGAGACGCGAGAAGGAATGCATCCGGCGTAGGGGACACTCGCATCGACGACCACGGGATCGCCCCAGACGAAGCCCTCGAGCAACTGCGCAAGATCATGGCACCCTGGACGATCGAATTCGCGTCCCCAATCAGCTGGTTCTCAGTATGGAAAGTCAACGAGCGAGTAGCCCGGCACTTCTCATCTCCTGATCTGCGCGTGCATCTAGGTGGCGACGCAGCTCACGTCCACAGCGTCATGGGGGCATTCGGCTTCAACTCCTCTGTATACGACGCTGCCAATCTCGGCTGGAAGTTGGGCCTTTGTCTCAAGGAGCAGGCGAAGCGGGATATTCTGCTTCCAACATACGATAGCGAGCGCCGCATGGCTGCAAACCGCGTCATCCGCTGTTCTGGCGCGTATCTGCGTTTCCTCTGCAACTCGCATCTGCCTTTAGCTGCCCTGAGAGGACTGCACGAGAACCTCGAATCGCATGATGAAGCCCTCCCGGCACTAGATGGGAGTATACAGGCGCAGGGCCAGTTCATGGGCGTCTTCTACAGACGCCACTCGaacttcctcctcggtaTCGAGTGGCCGATTATCGAGTCGTCGATTTGTCCTCTTGATACCCCTGAGCAGCAACGACCGATATCCGTTCGCAACGGAGCTCGTGCTCCGAATCCCCGTGTTTGCTTTGATATAGAGTACACGTCGTACTTGTACGATAAAATGACCGGGGTGTCGAGGTTCCATCTCCTGGTTTTTGGCTCGGACCTGCAGGGCCCTGTGCGGGAGAGACTGATGATATTTTCCAAGAAGACATTTGGACCGGATGGTCTTTTCGCCCGCTTTGGTGGCAAGGCGATCTTCAATGTTATTCTTGTCACCAAGGCTCTACCGTACGAGGCTAGACGTTTGCTTGCGTCGCAGAATGGCAAGGAGGATGACCTTAAGGGTCTCCGCGAGCATGCAGCTGTGGTGTATGATGACCGGGTTCCCGACGATGATGCGCATTATTGGTACGGGGTTAATCATGCCcgtggtgctgctgttgctgttcggCCGGACCTGAGCGTTGGTGTCAGCGTTTGGCCGGAAGATGTGGAGGGGCTGGATGCGTATTTTGGAGAATTTCTGGTGAAGCAGAAGGTGTCGCCTATACATTCGAGTAAGAGTGGCGTTGAGGTTATCAGTCAGGAGGTTGATGGGGTATGCAACATGCAGGTGGCTCGTCCGAGGAAGTCCATTCGATCTTGGTTCTCTAGTCTGTTGACGATTTAG
- a CDS encoding uncharacterized protein (COG:K;~EggNog:ENOG410PIZZ;~InterPro:IPR001005,IPR009057,IPR017930;~PFAM:PF00249,PF13921;~antiSMASH:Cluster_6.6): MMNATPDETPFLMIRRRRNWTPEEDMILKREVRRVQGEGDNISWHEIAAYLPGRTNKDCRKRWYGTAAVKVKKGPWTEAEDERLRRAIERHGTKWSVVASMVATRLPDQCSKRWGQAINPDIDHSPWTQHEDDLLIEQVNKHGHYWQQIVSHHFPGRTSLAAKNRYHILQRRLKSQQTGITRRFHGLSNTPWQDILWSDNSPHENRDQDISSSATPQSDLITLPTGHGNSPFVFDDSSRWLPTSYPTFHPTSCELDVDSTAFPFPLVDQIDSTDATIESETPPTMSIDDLVSQAFGPGSSPTGAPSFPPGFLSDTSPPGEAKPDANHRRVCIQAVCSSDKVGAVFEAVTKLSVSAAIKMDN; the protein is encoded by the exons ATGATGAACGCTACACCTGACGAGACACCCTTCCTGATGATCCGCCGTCGGCGGAACTGgacaccagaagaagacatgATACTAAAGAGGGAAGTGAGAAGAG TACAAGGAGAAGGTGACAACATTAGCTGGCACGAGATCGCTGCATATCTCCCGGGGAGAACGAATAAAGATTGCCGCAAGCGCTGGTATGGTACTGCAGCAGTGAAAGTAAAGAAAGGACCATGGACAGAGGCGGAGGACGAACGGCTACGCAGAGCGATTGAACGACACGGTACCAAGTGGTCGGTGGTTGCATCTATGGTGGCAACGAGACTGCCCGATCAATGCTCGAAACGCTGGGGTCAGGCAATCAATCCAGATATCGACCACAGTCCATGGACGCAGCACGAG GACGATCTCTTAATCGAGCAAGTCAACAAACACGGCCACTACTGGCAGCAGATTGTGTCCCATCATTTCCCAGGAAGAACCAGTCTCGCCGCAAAAAACCGATATCACATACTGCAACGACGACTAAAGAGCCAACAGACCGGAATCACCAGACGCTTCCATGGTCTGAGCAATACCCCATGGCAGGACATACTGTGGTCTGACAATTCTCCGCATGAAAACAGAGACCAGGACATCTCCTCATCAGCGACTCCCCAGTCGGACTTGATCACTCTCCCAACAGGACACGGCAATTCCCCCTTCGTATTCGACGACAGCTCCAGATGGCTTCCTACCTCCTATCCAACTTTCCACCCTACATCCTGTGAGCTCGATGTCGATTCCACAGCCTTTCCGTTTCCGCTGGTCG ATCAAATAGATAGCACCGATGCAACCATCGAATCTGAAACCCCACCAACTATGAGCATCGACGATCTCGTATCTCAAGCCTTCGGTCCGGGATCTTCACCCACAGGTGCGCCATCGTTTCCTCCCGGCTTCCTGTCCGATACGAGCCCTCCAGGCGAAGCCAAGCCCGACGCCAATCATCGAAGAGTCTGCATCCAAGCAGTCTGCTCAAGTGACAAGGTCGGGGCGGTATTCGAGGCAGTGACGAAACTCTCCGTATCAGCAGCCATCAAAATGGATAACTAG
- a CDS encoding uncharacterized protein (antiSMASH:Cluster_6.6), producing the protein MYEALPAACNLTLRPLAQGGQDDRYIVYAGGYDSKRKRETRTRVKRNQGKTSEQNTRGYADAKLPSIWNARLIGWTPAMRLAAAMPASPRIALHGYQMA; encoded by the coding sequence ATGTATGAAGCTCTTCCGGCTGCTTGCAATCTAACTCTACGTCCTCTAGCCCAAGGAGGGCAAGACGATCGCTATATCGTATATGCCGGCGGTTACGACTCTAAACGAAAACGGGAAACACGCACGAGAGTAAAACGCAACCAGGGGAAGACAAGCGAGCAGAACACGAGAGGGTATGCTGACGCTAAGCTCCCCTCTATTTGGAACGCGAGGTTAATTGGGTGGACTCCTGCCATGCGCCTTGCTGCTGCAATGCCTGCATCGCCTCGGATTGCGTTACACGGGTACCAGATGGCCTAA
- a CDS encoding uncharacterized protein (COG:S;~EggNog:ENOG410PUBT;~InterPro:IPR033964,IPR017795,IPR012148;~MEROPS:MER0066227;~PFAM:PF11991;~antiSMASH:Cluster_6.6;~go_function: GO:0016765 - transferase activity, transferring alkyl or aryl (other than methyl) groups [Evidence IEA];~go_process: GO:0009820 - alkaloid metabolic process [Evidence IEA]), with amino-acid sequence MTNSNGIQKAPRVQDGSSVWESLSRWLPSRDHDSNYWWNVTGPHMAAMLEEAGYSKEKQYENLLIHYHWTVPYMGQAPGADGTVPWKCLITQHGLPLIYSWKWNGASPTSRPDIRIGFEPIGESSGTALDPINQRRTRELLDSFARRIPMDTAWTNHFLSTFYDPETKYWQAKEAGVPLATTTMLGYDYLHDGMTLKTYFFPRLAGQRLLPMDRWDASLRHILSEADSKVGTKALDAVLDFLKASTEGQVLVPTGLAIDNGTSSPTGSQSSRLKFYFRSPHTTFASVREVMTLGGRITGLEAQLQSLHQLLEDVTGLPSDFPDDADAPVHHGFGTGSSPLGRAAYYLYYFDIAPGAEVPDIKFYTPLTHYGQNDLKSAQGVTSWMEANGRGSYCANYLRVLEKVAGEKTLETGNGLQSYLSCLFKQNGELDITSYFLTERS; translated from the exons ATGACGAACTCGAACGGCATCCAGAAG GCACCACGCGTGCAAGATGGTAGCTCTGTATGGGAATCGCTATCCAGATGGCTTCCATCTCGAGATCACGACAGCAACTACTGGTGGAATGTTACTGGACCCCACATGGCAGCGATGCTTGAAGAGGCTGGATATTCGAAAGAGAAGCAGTATGAGAACCTGTTGATCCACTACCACTGGACT GTACCTTACATGGGTCAGGCACCCGGCGCAGACGGGACAGTACCGTGGAAGTGCCTGATAACCCAACACGGACTCCCATTGATATACTCGTGGAAGTGGAACGGGGCGAGCCCAACCAGCAGACCCGATATCCGGATTGGATTCGAGCCCATTGGAGAGTCGAGTGGTACAGCATTGGATCCCATCAACCAGCGACGCACAAGGGAGCTGCTGGACTCCTTCGCGCGCCGTATTCCCATGGACACGGCCTGGACAAACCATTTCCTGTCCACTTTCTACGACCCTGAAACGAAGTACTGGCAGGCAAAGGAGGCTGGTGTCCCACTGGCTACCACCACGATGCTTGGGTACGATTACCTGCATGACGGCATGACGCTGAAGACATACTTCTTCCCCAGGCTGGCTGGGCAGAGACTACTCCCAATGGATCGCTGGGATGCTTCCCTTCGTCATATACTCTCCGAAGCCGACAGCAAGGTCGGGACCAAGGCTCTCGATGCAGTCCTTGACTTCCTCAAGGCCAGCACCGAGGGCCAAGTCCTAGTCCCGACAGGCCTAGCCATCGACAATGGCACGAGCTCTCCGACGGGATCCCAATCGTCCAGATTGAAATTCTACTTCCGCTCTCCACACACGACATTCGCTTCGGTGCGCGAAGTAATGACCCTGGGCGGGCGCATCACAGGGCTAGAAGCCCAACTACAGAGTCTCCATCAACTCCTTGAAGATGTTACTGGCCTCCCATCTGATTTCCCCGACGATGCAGACGCACCCGTTCACCATGGGTTTGGGACCGGATCCTCGCCCCTGGGCCGCGCAGCTTACTATCTGTACTACTTTGACATTGCACCTGGTGCCGAAGTCCCAGATATCAAGTTCTACACCCCGCTCACGCACTACGGGCAGAATGATCTGAAATCGGCCCAGGGCGTTACCAGTTGGATGGAGGCGAATGGCCGTGGGTCGTACTGTGCAAACTACCTCCgggtgctggagaaggtggcTGGCGAGAAGACGTTGGAGACGGGGAATGGACTGCAGTCCTATCTGAGCTGTCTGTTTAAGCAGAATGGGGAGCTGGatattactagttatttcCTCACTGAGCGGTCTTAG
- a CDS encoding uncharacterized protein (COG:S;~EggNog:ENOG410PMXI;~SECRETED:SignalP(1-18);~antiSMASH:Cluster_6.6): MRLSKITAALATASTASAALTWSLEKSSSPTDDEADAYGLIEAAMEAAVARHARLGDASKSLNVYYVPGVPTAEASYDGTMRFGTDRSYLNERTALHEISHTLGIGQTAAFDEKCAANDWPTATPLLQSWDGGDAIINCGGSHIWPYGLNYNDEWSETNADRHVELINAMLADGL, from the coding sequence ATGCGCCTCTCTAAAATCACAGCCGCACTGGCCACTGCCTCCACCGCATCGGCAGCCCTAACTTGGTCTCTCGAAAAGTCATCCAGTCCAAccgacgatgaagccgaCGCATACGGATTGATCGAGGCCGCAATGGAAGCTGCAGTAGCCCGGCATGCTCGTCTCGGAGACGCCAGCAAGTCCCTCAACGTCTACTACGTCCCCGGCGTCCCAACCGCTGAAGCGAGCTACGACGGAACAATGCGATTCGGTACCGACCGCAGCTATCTAAACGAGCGGACAGCCCTGCATGAGATCTCGCATACTCTTGGGATCGGACAGACAGCTGCGTTCGACGAGAAGTGCGCCGCGAATGACTGGCCTACTGCGACTCCGCTGCTGCAATCCTGGGACGGTGGTGACGCGATCATCAACTGCGGTGGAAGCCACATCTGGCCGTACGGGCTGAACTACAATGATGAATGGAGCGAGACGAACGCTGATCGTCACGTTGAGCTGATAAATGCGATGCTTGCGGATGGACTGTAG
- a CDS encoding uncharacterized protein (COG:C;~EggNog:ENOG410PUMF;~InterPro:IPR036188,IPR002938;~PFAM:PF01494;~SMCOG1087:hypothetical protein;~antiSMASH:Cluster_6.6;~go_function: GO:0071949 - FAD binding [Evidence IEA]): MAMHHQGFEVEVFEKVHEFLRLGDSLGLGENALRLLERWGLHDELVALGNKSEFLQIRHWKTGEIMAQQSAMDMAGYIGHRGDYHRAFLDRVLALGVPLHMGRNVVSYDEKKPSITLANGEQHEADVIIAADGIKSLARELVLGFEDKPKSSGYACYRAYFKGAFLKADPVCREFVEKECINIWIGHDVHLVQNTLRDGEEFNWILTHKDTEDITESWFQPGNMDNVRETIRDLDPRIAAAVQKTKECLDWKICYRDPIPSWVSRSHKIALLGDSCHPHLPTSAQGASQATESAAVLALCLKLAGKGNVPLATRVYEKLRFDRVRKCQRNGEDIRDRWHGALKKLEAGERLNPEDVMMRNRWLYPFDAETDTLERWNEVANVVEKELNDGNVTPLFDTTANGSA, translated from the exons ATGGCAATGCACCACCAAGGCTTCGAAGTCGAAGTATTCGAAAAAGTCCACGAGTTCCTGCGTCTGGGCGACTCCTTGGGACTAGGGGAGAATGCACTCAGGCTGTTAGAGCGCTGGGGTCTGCACGATGAACTGGTCGCGCTGGGAAATAAGTCAGAGTTCCTCCAGATTCGACACTGGAAGACCGGCGAGATCATGGCCCAGCAGTCGGCTATGGATATGGCTGGATATATTGGACATAGAGGGGACTATCATCGCGCATTTTTGGATAGAGTTTTGGCTTTGGGAGTTCCACTGCACATGGGGCGTAAT GTTGTATCCTACGACGAGAAGAAACCTTCGATTACCCTTGCGAATGGTGAACAGCACGAAGCCGATGTGATCATCGCTGCTGATG GCATCAAATCCCTCGCCCGCGAGCTCGTCCTCGGATTCGAAGATAAGCCCAAATCGTCAGGATATGCCTGCTACCGAGCATACTTCAAAGGAGCATTCTTAAAAGCAGACCCCGTCTGTCGAGAGTTCGTTGAAAAAGAATGTATAAACATCTGGATCGGGCACGACGTGCATCTAGTCCAGAATACCCTCCGCGACGGAGAAGAATTCAACTGGATCCTGACGCACAAGGATACTGAAGACATCACAGAGTCCTGGTTCCAGCCGGGGAATATGGATAATGTGCGAGAGACAATTCGGGATTTGGACCCACGGATTGCAGCGGCAGTTCAGAAGACGAAAGAGTGTCTGGATTGGAAGATCTGCTATCGGGATCCAATTCCATCATGGGTTAGCAGGAGCCATAAGATTGCTCTTCTTGGGGACTCGTGTCACCCGCATCTGCCAACCAGTGCACAGGGTGCATCCCAGGCGACGGAGAGTGCGGCGGTCCTGGCGTTGTGTTTGAAGCTGGCTGGGAAGGGAAATGTTCCTCTTGCG ACGCGAGTATATGAGAAACTGCGGTTCGATCGGGTGCGCAAGTGCCAACGAAACGGGGAGGATATACGCGACAGATGGCATGGGGCGTTGAAGAAACTGGAGGCAGGCGAGAGGCTGAACCCAGAAGATGTGATGATGAGG aatcGATGGCTGTATCCCTTTGATGCAGAGACAGATACGCTCGAAAGGTGGAACGAAGTCGCGAATGTCGTCGAAAAGGAGTTGAATGATGGCAATGTTACTCCCCTGTTTGATACAACTGCTAATGGATCAGCCTGA
- a CDS encoding FAD-binding oxidoreductase (CAZy:AA4;~COG:I;~EggNog:ENOG410PKBX;~InterPro:IPR016171,IPR016170,IPR006094,IPR036318, IPR016169,IPR016164,IPR016166,IPR016167,IPR004113;~PFAM:PF02913,PF01565;~SMCOG1261:hypothetical protein;~antiSMASH:Cluster_6.6;~go_function: GO:0003824 - catalytic activity [Evidence IEA];~go_function: GO:0016491 - oxidoreductase activity [Evidence IEA];~go_function: GO:0050660 - flavin adenine dinucleotide binding [Evidence IEA];~go_function: GO:0071949 - FAD binding [Evidence IEA];~go_process: GO:0055114 - oxidation-reduction process [Evidence IEA]): MAIKQTPGTLAPTPLLSDEVHSGIPKRMEEDARVAKERLYSNKTMSESIPRQREVPRLPPNTSREKFNQVMTELREQLGSANVEINDKPLIDGWYMEHPNTHDAFHIAHQEEMVCSAAVYPCTTEEVQAVVHWANKHVIPIYPISMGRNIGYGGAAPRVPGSVVVDLGKRMNKVLKIDGDNASCMVEPGVSYYKLYEEVQKTGYPLWIDCPDLGGGSVMGNALDRGVGYTPYGDHFSQHCGMEIVLPTGELLRTGMGALPGKDGADNPTWGSFQPAYGPYSDGIFSQSNFGIVTKMGFWLMPATNSFSYMATFPHDDDFEQIIEVIRPLAQRGVFGNIPQLRHVIQELAVTGKPKSAWYNGPGRVPRDVLADSARTQPCGDVSWVFYGTQYGSEDAINAQMDIIRAAFASIPGSKFLYTQDLPESHYLHSRAKVCAGIPVLREVDWLNWVPNAAHLFFSPIVPTRGKDARIVHSIVEGLHRKWGFDNFPTLAIAGRESHYIANIVYDRGDPDQKRRATGLMRELIAECAKEGYGEYRTHLLFADQVAATYGWNNQALRRFNETIKDALDPKGILAPGRNGIWPRAYREIGWEITPERDIQRDVVPKAKL; encoded by the exons ATGGCAATCAAACAGACGCCTGGTACACTGGCACCTACGCCCCTTCTGAGCGATGAGGTGCACAGCGGTATACCGAAACGcatggaggaggatgcgaggGTTGCAAAGGAGCGATTATATTCCAACAAGACCATGTCTGAGAGTATTCCCCGCCAGCGCGAAGTCCCGAGATTGCCGCCGAATACATCGAGAGAGAAGTTCAACCAGGTCATGACTGAACTTCGGGAACAGTTGGGGTCTGCGAATGTGGAGATCAATGATAAACCCTTGATTGACGGGTGGTATATGGAGCATCC AAACACGCATGATGCTTTCCATATCGCGCACCAGGAGGAAATGGTATGCAGTGCGGCCGTATATCCGTGTACAACAGAGGAAGTCCAGGCCGTGGTACATTGGGCGAACAAGCATGTTATTCCCATATATCCCATCTCAATGGGCCGGAACATCGGGTATGGAGGTGCAGCGCCCCGAGTACCCGGTTCTGTCGTGGTTGATCTTGGAAAACGGATGAACAAGGTGTTGAAGATAGACGGGGACAATGCATCGTGCATGGTTGAGCCTGGTGTCTCGTACTATAAACTGTATGAGGAGGTGCAGAAGACTGGGTATCCTCTATGGATTGACTGCCCTGATCTCGGTGGAGGGAGTGTAATGGGAAATGCATTGGATCGGGGAGTTGG ATATACACCCTATGGGGACCACTTCTCCCAGCACTGCGGAATGGAGATTGTGCTACCAACCGGAGAGCTGCTACGAACAGGCATGGGCGCACTCCCCGGCAAAGACGGTGCAGACAATCCCACCTGGGGCTCATTCCAGCCAGCATACGGCCCATACTCCGATGGAATATTCAGCCAGAGTAACTTCGGCATCGTCACCAAGATGGGCTTCTGGCTGATGCCCGCGACAAACAGCTTCTCGTATATGGCCACCTTCCCACACGACGATGACTTCGAGCAGATCATCGAGGTGATCCGCCCATTGGCGCAGCGAGGGGTATTCGGAAATATACCCCAGCTGCGACACGTTATACAAGAGCTTGCAGTCACCGGCAAACCCAAGAGCGCATGGTACAATGGCCCTGGGAGGGTCCCTCGAGACGTCCTCGCAGACAGTGCTAGAACCCAACCATGCGGCGACGTGTCGTGGGTCTTCTACGGGACTCAATACGGGAGCGAAGACGCCATAAACGCCCAAATGGACATAATCCGAGCAGCCTTCGCCAGCATACCTGGAAGCAAGTTCCTATACACCCAAGACCTACCAGAATCGCACTACCTGCATTCCCGCGCAAAGGTCTGCGCTGGTATCCCTGTCCTCCGTGAAGTCGACTGGCTAAACTGGGTCCCAAACGCAGCGCATCTATTCTTCTCACCTATCGTGCCAACAAGGGGGAAAGACGCGCGGATTGTACATAGCATCGTCGAAGGCCTGCACAGGAAATGGGGCTTCGACAACTTTCCCACGCTTGCAATTGCGGGACGGGAAAGTCACTATATTGCCAATATTGTTTACGACCGCGGTGACCCGGACCAGAAGCGACGCGCGACGGGGCTGATGAGGGAGCTGATTGCGGAGTGCGCAAAGGAGGGCTATGGTGAGTACCGGACCCATTTGCTGTTTGCGGACCAGGTGGCGGCCACATATGGGTGGAATAATCAGGCGCTGAGGAGGTTCAATGAGACGATTAAGGATGCATTGGATCCGAAGGGGATTCTGGCGCCTGGCAGGAATGGCATCTGGCCTAGGGCTTATAGGGAGATCGGGTGGGAGATTACGCCAGAGAGGGATATCCAGCGAGATGTCGTACCTAAGGCGAAACTTTGA
- a CDS encoding peroxidase family protein (COG:S;~EggNog:ENOG410PNHI;~InterPro:IPR036851,IPR000028;~PFAM:PF01328;~SECRETED:SignalP(1-19);~antiSMASH:Cluster_6.6;~go_function: GO:0004601 - peroxidase activity [Evidence IEA]) yields MQFSLQSVLALVGLASASSRWPESHPWVPAGPGDYRGPCPMMNTLANHNFLPHDGRNLTRPTVVDALGKALNFDAGLANTMFDMAIIANPIENATYFTLDHLNRHNVLEHDASLSRADSYFGSNHIFNATVFAESRAFWTNSTLTADMLANSKIGRQIMSKAFNPTYRFTNTTEQFSLGEIAAPIIVFGDMDAGTVERNLVEYFFLNERLPTELGWSAKKDTITVEAIMGVSAMINKAASLITDSDSDSAAHKRRGDLHAGLGF; encoded by the exons ATGCAATTCTCTCTTCAATCTGTTCTCGCTCTGGTAGGCCTTGCCTCTGCCAGTTCTCGGTGGCCCGAGTCCCATCCTTGGGTGCCTGCCGGGCCAGGAGACT ACCGCGGCCCATGTCCGATGATGAATACACTTGCAAATCACAACTTCCTGCCTCATGATGGCAGGAACCTCACCCGGCCCACGGTTGTGGATGCCCTAGGCAAGGCTCTGAATTTCGACGCCGGCCTCGCCAATACAATGTTCGATATGGCTATTATTGCCAATCCAATTGAGAACGCGACTTACTTCACCCT GGACCATCTAAACAGGCACAATGTCCTAGAACACGACGCCAGCCTCAG TCGTGCAGATAGCTACTTTGGTTCAAACCACATCTTCAACGCGACAGTCTTCGCTGAATCCCGTGCCTTCTGGACGAACTCCACCCTGACCGCTGACATGCTCGCCAACAGCAAGATTGGGCGCCAGATCATGTCCAAGGCTTTCAATCCCACCTACAGGTTCACTAATACTACAGAACAGTTCAGTCTCGGCGAGATTGCGGCCCCGATTATTGTCTTTGGGGATATGGATGCTGGGACTGTGGAGAGGAACCTGGTGGAGTATTTCTTCT tgAATGAGCGTCTTCCCACAGAGTTAGGATGGAGTGCGAAGAAAGATACCATTACCGTGGAGGCCATCATGGGCGTCTCAGCGATGATCAACAAGGCTGCGAGCTTGATTACGGATTCTGACTCGGACTCTGCTGCACATaagagaaggggagatcTTCATGCTGGGTTGGGATTTTAG